One window of the Pseudobdellovibrionaceae bacterium genome contains the following:
- the ptsP gene encoding phosphoenolpyruvate--protein phosphotransferase, translating to MEVNLASEQELSLVFQAPLCGLVIPLEEVPDPVFAQKMVGEGLAIDPTSERLTAPCAGEIVQIHPACHALTLRHPSGVELLMHIGLDTVSLKGQGFKTLVKVGDQVEAGTPLIDFDADLIAQQVPSLISPIIILPGEKPLDFEVTYGRASTGDKGFLVVRTKGLSSQASGTANTATDGEEINSAVLTMHLPNGLHARPASLLVQASKRFSAEVQLVYQDRRANCRSLVQLLELAIPLNETFYLSATGEEKSQAIAELSRLLNEMSEEAEPTPTKRTSKDVASSADGKRLAGVTAAPGVTAGQVFILHHQELQTEEKGQGPQQELKTLFASLKNVTKALQELQSQVKISAGSAQAAIFSAHQDILEDPALLSKIEDHIDAGKSAAWSVNHVFHHEVERLENVPNELIAARANDLKDVGRRIVADILGGSLSLPELPPQSILIAEDLSPSDTAGLDRSKVVGFCTLKGGSSSHVAILARSMGIPALAAIDARALNLQPGQKVLLNATNGFLELDPAPEKLAQLMELQNSLNERRLKEEQAAHLPARTKDDHRVLVYANFASHEEADRGPGLGAEGVGLMRSEFLFLNREEAPSEEEQFQIYSHMTQAMGAERPIIIRTLDVGGDKPLAYCPIPEEENPFLGERGIRLLLKEQDLFRSQIRALLRAAQSGPIRIMLPMVTNLEEVQQAKAIIREEQVALGVGPVPVGIMVEVPAAALIADRLAQEVDFFSIGTNDLTQYVLAMDRNHPSLARQVDGLHPAVLTMIEMTTKAAHAAGIEVGVCGGTAGDLVGIPLLVGLGVEELSVSLPSVPGVKARVRELDLVACRKLAQRALTLSSAEDVRKLVKEEMPEWSTGEGKRL from the coding sequence ATCCAGTATTCGCCCAAAAAATGGTGGGAGAAGGCTTGGCCATCGACCCCACAAGTGAAAGACTCACCGCCCCATGCGCCGGTGAAATCGTGCAGATTCACCCCGCCTGTCACGCCCTCACTTTACGCCACCCCAGCGGCGTAGAGTTACTGATGCACATTGGGCTAGACACGGTGTCCTTGAAGGGTCAAGGCTTTAAGACCCTGGTGAAAGTGGGCGATCAGGTTGAGGCCGGAACCCCCCTGATTGATTTTGATGCCGACTTGATTGCCCAGCAGGTGCCGAGCCTCATCTCCCCTATCATTATATTACCGGGCGAAAAGCCTCTCGACTTTGAGGTCACCTATGGGCGAGCGTCGACGGGGGACAAAGGCTTTCTCGTGGTGCGCACCAAGGGACTAAGTTCACAAGCAAGTGGAACAGCCAACACGGCGACCGACGGGGAAGAGATCAACTCAGCGGTTTTGACCATGCATTTGCCTAACGGCCTTCATGCCCGCCCAGCTTCACTATTGGTCCAAGCCAGCAAACGTTTTTCGGCTGAAGTTCAATTGGTCTACCAAGATCGCCGCGCCAATTGCCGGTCTCTGGTTCAGCTTCTTGAACTGGCCATTCCCCTGAATGAAACCTTCTACTTGTCAGCAACGGGAGAAGAAAAATCTCAGGCTATTGCCGAACTCAGTCGCCTGCTCAACGAAATGAGCGAAGAAGCTGAGCCCACTCCCACGAAGAGAACAAGTAAAGACGTGGCCTCTTCTGCTGATGGCAAACGTCTGGCCGGAGTCACGGCCGCACCAGGAGTGACCGCGGGCCAGGTATTTATTCTCCATCACCAGGAGCTTCAAACTGAGGAAAAGGGACAAGGGCCACAGCAGGAACTCAAAACCCTGTTCGCCTCTCTCAAAAACGTCACCAAAGCCCTTCAGGAGCTACAAAGTCAGGTGAAGATATCCGCAGGATCAGCCCAAGCTGCCATCTTTTCGGCCCACCAAGATATTCTTGAAGACCCGGCACTGCTGTCAAAGATTGAAGATCATATAGACGCTGGCAAATCTGCTGCCTGGTCAGTCAATCATGTTTTCCACCATGAGGTGGAGCGCTTAGAAAATGTCCCCAACGAACTCATCGCTGCTCGCGCCAATGACTTGAAAGACGTGGGCCGCAGAATCGTGGCCGACATTCTTGGCGGAAGCCTTTCTCTCCCCGAGCTGCCGCCTCAATCCATTTTGATTGCCGAGGACTTAAGCCCCTCCGATACCGCTGGTCTTGATCGCAGCAAGGTGGTGGGTTTTTGCACCCTCAAAGGGGGAAGCTCAAGTCACGTGGCCATTTTGGCTCGGTCCATGGGTATTCCAGCATTGGCCGCCATTGATGCGCGAGCCTTGAATCTGCAACCTGGCCAAAAGGTTTTATTGAATGCCACCAATGGATTTCTGGAGCTGGACCCAGCCCCAGAAAAATTGGCCCAACTGATGGAGCTGCAGAACTCTTTGAATGAAAGACGCCTCAAGGAGGAGCAGGCCGCTCACCTTCCGGCGCGCACCAAGGATGATCACCGCGTTTTGGTCTACGCCAATTTTGCCTCTCACGAAGAGGCCGACCGAGGCCCCGGCCTGGGTGCCGAGGGCGTGGGACTTATGCGCAGTGAGTTTTTGTTTCTCAATCGCGAGGAAGCCCCCAGCGAAGAAGAGCAGTTTCAGATCTACAGCCACATGACCCAGGCCATGGGTGCTGAAAGGCCCATCATCATTCGCACCCTGGATGTGGGTGGTGATAAACCACTCGCCTACTGTCCGATCCCTGAAGAAGAAAATCCATTTTTAGGTGAACGGGGCATTCGTCTGCTGCTGAAGGAGCAAGATCTGTTTCGCAGCCAAATTCGGGCTCTGTTGAGAGCGGCCCAATCAGGTCCGATTCGCATCATGCTTCCCATGGTCACCAACCTGGAAGAGGTGCAGCAGGCCAAAGCCATTATACGCGAAGAGCAAGTGGCTCTCGGTGTGGGTCCCGTGCCCGTGGGTATCATGGTTGAAGTTCCTGCTGCCGCCTTGATTGCTGATCGATTGGCTCAAGAGGTGGACTTTTTCTCCATTGGGACCAACGACCTCACTCAGTATGTGTTGGCCATGGACCGCAACCATCCCTCACTGGCCAGACAGGTGGATGGACTCCACCCTGCCGTTTTAACCATGATTGAAATGACCACCAAAGCGGCCCATGCTGCCGGGATCGAGGTGGGTGTTTGCGGGGGGACCGCCGGTGACTTGGTGGGGATCCCACTATTGGTAGGACTGGGAGTGGAAGAACTGAGTGTCAGTCTGCCCTCAGTGCCCGGGGTCAAAGCCCGGGTCAGAGAATTGGACTTAGTTGCATGTCGAAAGCTGGCGCAAAGAGCCCTAACTTTGTCGTCTGCCGAAGATGTACGTAAGTTGGTGAAAGAGGAAATGCCGGAATGGAGTACGGGGGAAGGAAAAAGGTTATGA
- the ptsG gene encoding PTS glucose transporter subunit IIBC — protein MIRLLREQGFAQLQKLGKALMLPVAVLPAAGLLLGIGAAHFDIIPLVVSQVMEQAGGAIFGNLPLIFAVGVALGYTDNDGVSALASVVGFAVLVATMGVTAKALGVETKAIMGMQSIDTGVFGGILIGMVAGILFNRYYRIKLPTYLGFFAGKRFVPIATAFAAVGIGVVLSFVWPPIGQAIDAASDFAAQGSPEFAFSLYGFVERSLIPFGLHHIWNVPFFFEVGQYTDPATGEVIKGEIHRFLAGDPTAGNMAGGYLFKMFGLPAAAIAIWRTAKPENRAKVGGIMISAALTSFLTGITEPIEFTFLFVAPILYFFHAILCSAAYLLCILLGIKHGMTFSHGFIDYVVLFSKSSNGLWLWVIGPMWAALYYAVFHFSIKAFGLKTPGREDDNGVAAAPVREGSGGIAEQLVIAFGGAGNITSLDACITRLRVTVREIQKVDQPTLKTMGATGVVVVGKGVQAIFGTRSENLKTEMELWLKGGAGEAAMDESAPAVLKAVDRESMEVQLRRWVEALGGEHNIAAIDCVAGNRLRLELKEKGSMDEKALEKSGLRALMNLQGGLVHLLVGKEAPSLAAKLRTIVFG, from the coding sequence ATGATTCGTTTATTGAGAGAGCAAGGATTTGCCCAACTACAGAAGCTGGGGAAAGCCCTGATGTTGCCAGTTGCGGTATTGCCAGCAGCAGGTTTGTTACTGGGTATTGGAGCTGCCCATTTTGATATTATTCCCCTGGTCGTTTCCCAGGTGATGGAACAAGCTGGTGGAGCCATCTTTGGTAACCTGCCGCTGATCTTCGCCGTGGGTGTGGCTCTTGGCTACACGGATAACGATGGTGTCTCCGCATTGGCCTCGGTCGTGGGCTTTGCGGTTCTCGTTGCCACCATGGGTGTGACAGCCAAAGCCCTGGGTGTGGAAACCAAAGCCATTATGGGAATGCAGTCCATCGACACCGGAGTGTTTGGCGGAATTCTCATCGGTATGGTGGCGGGGATTCTTTTTAACCGCTATTACCGCATTAAGCTTCCCACCTACCTGGGATTTTTTGCCGGCAAACGATTTGTGCCCATCGCCACCGCCTTTGCGGCCGTGGGTATTGGTGTGGTGTTGAGCTTTGTTTGGCCGCCGATCGGGCAGGCCATTGATGCGGCTTCTGATTTTGCCGCCCAGGGAAGTCCTGAGTTTGCGTTTAGCCTCTATGGTTTTGTCGAGCGTTCTTTGATTCCCTTTGGCCTTCATCATATTTGGAATGTGCCCTTCTTTTTTGAAGTGGGACAGTACACTGATCCCGCGACGGGTGAGGTGATCAAAGGTGAAATCCATCGCTTTTTGGCTGGTGACCCCACTGCCGGCAACATGGCTGGTGGCTATTTGTTTAAGATGTTTGGACTGCCCGCTGCGGCCATTGCCATTTGGCGCACGGCCAAGCCTGAAAACCGCGCTAAAGTTGGCGGTATTATGATCAGTGCGGCCCTGACTTCCTTTTTAACAGGAATCACTGAGCCGATTGAATTCACCTTCTTGTTTGTGGCCCCGATTCTTTATTTCTTCCACGCAATTTTGTGCTCAGCTGCTTACCTGCTGTGTATCCTTCTTGGCATCAAGCACGGTATGACATTCTCGCATGGCTTTATTGACTACGTGGTGTTGTTCTCCAAATCCTCCAACGGGCTTTGGCTGTGGGTGATTGGACCCATGTGGGCGGCTCTTTACTATGCCGTTTTCCATTTCTCCATCAAGGCCTTTGGCTTAAAAACTCCAGGTCGGGAGGACGACAACGGGGTGGCGGCTGCACCAGTTCGTGAAGGCTCGGGAGGTATCGCTGAGCAATTGGTGATCGCCTTTGGTGGCGCCGGCAACATCACCTCACTTGATGCCTGCATCACCCGCCTACGTGTGACCGTCCGGGAAATCCAAAAAGTGGATCAACCCACCTTGAAAACCATGGGCGCCACTGGCGTGGTGGTTGTTGGCAAAGGGGTTCAGGCCATCTTTGGTACCCGCTCTGAGAACCTCAAGACTGAAATGGAATTGTGGCTCAAGGGCGGAGCCGGTGAAGCTGCTATGGACGAGTCCGCTCCCGCAGTTTTGAAAGCCGTGGACCGTGAGTCCATGGAAGTGCAACTCCGCCGTTGGGTCGAAGCCCTTGGTGGCGAACACAATATTGCCGCCATCGACTGTGTGGCCGGAAACCGCCTCAGACTGGAGTTAAAGGAAAAGGGGTCCATGGATGAAAAGGCCCTGGAAAAGTCCGGCCTGAGGGCTCTTATGAACCTCCAGGGCGGCCTTGTGCACCTGTTGGTGGGTAAGGAAGCTCCCTCTTTGGCGGCGAAGCTACGCACAATAGTCTTCGGCTAA
- the queF gene encoding NADPH-dependent 7-cyano-7-deazaguanine reductase QueF, with the protein MSDSDKLYGELAVEQNRLERFENRTQVRRYDIEFTCPEFTCLCPRSGFPDFATIYIRYVPDKWCVELKSLKLYINGFRNQKVFHEDVTNHILNELVELLDPWEIEVKGDFNVRGNIKTVITARHNKG; encoded by the coding sequence ATGTCGGATTCGGATAAACTGTATGGGGAATTGGCAGTGGAGCAAAACCGTCTGGAGCGTTTTGAGAATCGCACCCAGGTCCGCCGCTACGACATTGAATTCACCTGCCCCGAGTTCACCTGTCTTTGTCCGCGCAGTGGATTTCCTGATTTTGCCACCATTTACATTCGTTATGTGCCCGACAAGTGGTGTGTGGAACTGAAGTCGCTCAAGCTCTACATCAATGGCTTTCGCAACCAGAAGGTCTTTCACGAGGACGTGACCAATCATATTCTCAATGAACTGGTGGAGCTTCTGGACCCTTGGGAGATTGAAGTCAAAGGGGACTTTAATGTTCGCGGCAACATCAAGACCGTGATCACCGCCCGCCACAACAAAGGCTGA
- a CDS encoding DUF2799 domain-containing protein: MIRGFLYIFYILTAGMVLSSCVTNPPLDRQGCENADWYELGRRDGAQGLPVNVYESRRQDCGLKSEIARENLYLNGRNAGLVDFCTSDNGFEMGRTGQIYYYVCPVDEEVEFLSRYRVGRKVYQLEKANQEISSELETLLARLRSAQISAQQKGALGKQVENLKSARVQNDKALQELKRSL, from the coding sequence ATGATCCGAGGGTTCCTTTACATTTTTTACATACTGACTGCCGGAATGGTCCTGAGTTCCTGTGTCACCAATCCTCCTTTGGATCGCCAGGGCTGTGAAAATGCAGACTGGTATGAGCTCGGCCGCCGGGACGGAGCCCAAGGCCTCCCCGTCAACGTCTACGAGAGCCGTCGCCAGGACTGTGGACTCAAATCTGAAATCGCCCGCGAAAACCTTTATCTCAACGGCCGAAATGCCGGACTCGTGGACTTTTGCACCTCGGACAATGGCTTTGAAATGGGCCGCACGGGTCAGATCTACTACTATGTCTGCCCGGTGGACGAAGAAGTGGAGTTCCTCAGCCGTTACCGTGTGGGCCGCAAGGTCTACCAGCTTGAAAAGGCCAATCAGGAAATCTCCTCGGAACTGGAAACTCTCCTCGCCCGTCTGCGCTCGGCCCAAATCTCCGCCCAACAAAAGGGCGCCTTGGGTAAGCAGGTCGAAAACCTCAAAAGTGCCCGCGTGCAAAACGACAAGGCCCTCCAGGAACTTAAGCGCAGCCTCTAA
- a CDS encoding porin has product MASATQRLTQVWFQIDLGSMGKNNFGTHLLPILLLMAQLFSPTALADSGKWQDRFHVFGYADVVLGENRYESETVGFDAYHFTTNINVNVAKHWRLFTDVTYEHGPMHTESSTNGDIKVRYQLIGTYNPWLELKAGKFLSPYGEQNTYHDASPTYLSVTSPRSIYWKRKINPSGSVQDRLYAKEAAGLWFTGGGHLSEWFLSYDLYVTNGRSDTSNPYKYDKKDHDKPIGARLELNSPDNIKLGLSYYTEDHQPTNARINVYGAHLTGEVFSRLIFQTEYMQAQLKENADAYDNKMDAYFVQLAYRWNKFTPYLRYDSFDDEDKWNGDGEHIQTFGFNYNIESDVFLKLEFASIEEGEDVWQSQISLAF; this is encoded by the coding sequence ATGGCCTCTGCCACCCAAAGATTGACCCAAGTCTGGTTTCAAATAGACTTAGGCTCCATGGGTAAAAACAACTTCGGGACTCATCTTCTTCCAATTCTCCTTTTGATGGCACAACTGTTCTCGCCAACAGCCCTGGCGGATTCTGGCAAATGGCAGGACCGCTTCCACGTTTTCGGTTATGCCGATGTGGTGCTCGGTGAAAACCGCTATGAGAGTGAGACGGTGGGCTTTGATGCCTACCACTTTACCACCAATATCAATGTCAATGTGGCCAAACACTGGCGCCTGTTTACAGATGTCACCTATGAGCACGGTCCCATGCACACCGAGTCCTCAACTAATGGGGACATCAAAGTCCGCTATCAGTTGATTGGCACCTATAATCCTTGGCTGGAATTGAAAGCGGGGAAGTTTTTGTCCCCCTACGGCGAGCAAAACACCTATCACGATGCCAGCCCCACTTATCTTTCGGTTACAAGTCCCAGATCCATTTACTGGAAGCGAAAGATCAACCCTTCGGGCTCTGTCCAGGACCGCCTCTATGCTAAGGAGGCTGCAGGATTGTGGTTCACAGGTGGCGGCCACTTGTCTGAGTGGTTTTTGAGCTATGATCTTTACGTCACCAATGGACGAAGTGACACGAGTAACCCCTATAAGTATGACAAAAAGGACCACGACAAACCCATTGGCGCTCGTCTGGAGCTTAATTCCCCTGACAATATTAAATTGGGATTGAGCTACTACACGGAAGACCATCAGCCGACAAATGCGCGGATCAATGTCTACGGAGCCCACCTGACGGGCGAGGTGTTTTCACGGCTGATTTTCCAAACGGAGTACATGCAGGCTCAGCTCAAAGAAAATGCCGATGCATATGACAATAAAATGGATGCCTACTTTGTCCAGCTCGCCTATCGCTGGAACAAATTCACTCCCTATCTGCGCTATGATTCCTTCGATGATGAGGACAAGTGGAATGGCGATGGGGAGCACATTCAGACATTTGGCTTTAACTACAATATTGAGAGTGACGTTTTTTTAAAGCTTGAATTCGCAAGCATTGAGGAGGGTGAAGATGTTTGGCAATCCCAAATCTCTCTGGCCTTCTAA